From Leptidea sinapis chromosome 3, ilLepSina1.1, whole genome shotgun sequence, a single genomic window includes:
- the LOC126979427 gene encoding cytochrome P450 6B6-like isoform X1, whose product MLIIYLFCACVFLFLVSRFKNYNYWKKRNIVQVNGVLTNFMFSNRALAEVIKDLYERYTSEKYIGIFLGSKPAVIVKDPRDIQVVTGQFESFHSRGLMTSENDVLGDNLLFMDDYRRWKLIRTKLSPVFTSMKLRNIFYIFDKCARDFVDYIQESDDFKVSPHKGIYSFTTGCITASIFGLNEKIKTMDSPFLKMIQEAVNPSLLNNTKFMIRNILPKLFKMLNLTVLGDNEEFFVGAIKKVFNARKTSSDKRYDFIETCLQLKEEGIMRDASTGYELEPTDEILAAQAYFFFVAGVDTSATAIHFTLMELACNQHILIKLHNEIDTVFEECHDNLTPDDVDKLKYMDKVINEALRKYPPIGMMQRRCTKDAILPAGNLVIKKDEIVIVPILALHRNPQYFPNPDEFDPERFDKENVGSIESSCYLPFGMGNRVCLGARFARLQMKCCLAWILRKYTLKYNKWKPHFEPSPFAVRDTKAKFELIPRKL is encoded by the exons ATgttgattatatatttgttttgtgcctgtgttttcttatttcttgtaagtcgttttaaaaattataattactggAAAAAACGCAATATAGTACAAGTGAATGGAGTTCTAACGAACTTTATGTTTAGTAATCGTGCCTTGGCTGAAGTAATTAAAGATTTATATGAAAGGTATACATCTGAAAAATACATTGGTATATTTCTTGGAAGTAAGCCTGCAGTAATTGTGAAGGATCCTAGAGATATACAAGTGGTGACGGGACAATTTGAATCATTTCATAGCAGAGGATTAATGACTAGTGAAAATGATGTTCTCGGTGACAACTTACTGTTTATGGATGATTACAGACGATGGAAACTCATACGGACAAAACTCTCACCAGTTTTTACAAGCATGAAGTtaagaaacatattttatattttcgatAAATGTGCGAGAGACTTTGTAGACTATATTCAAGAAAGTGATGATTTCAAAGTTAGCCctcataaaggcatttattcttTTACAACTGGTTGCATTACTGCATCTATATTTGGATTGAAcgagaaaataaaaacaatggaCTCTccgtttttaaaaatgatacaagAAGCAGTAAACCCATCGCTCTTAAATAACACAAAGTTTATGATACGAAATATATTAccgaaattatttaaaatgttgaatcTAACGGTATTAGGTGATAATGAAGAGTTTTTTGTTGGTGccattaaaaaagtttttaatgcgCGTAAAACTTCGAGTGATAAACGatatgattttattgaaacatgCTTACAGTTAAAAGAAGAGGGCATTATGCGAGACGCTTCAACGGGATATGAACTAGAGCCAACTGATGAAATATTGGCAGCTCAAGCATACTTCTTCTTTGTGGCGGGAGTAGATACATCGGCTACAGCAATCCATTTCACTTTAATGGAATTGGCTTGCAATCAACATATTCTTATCAAGCTCCATAATGAAATAGACACAGTATTTGAAGAATGTCATGATAATTTAACACCTGACGATGTTGACAAGTTAAAATATATGGACAAGGTTATAAATGAAGCACTTAGAAAATATCCTCCTATTGGTATGATGCAAAGACGTTGCACTAAAGATGCAATACTTCCAGCTGGGAACTTAGTAATTAAGAAAGATGAAATCGTCATTGTACCAATTTTGGCATTACATCGAAATCCACAATATTTTCCTAATCCTGATGAGTTTGATCCGGAACGCTTTGACAAAGAAAACGTTGGAAGCATTGAGAGCTCTTGTTACTTACCTTTCGGAATGGGGAATCGTGTTTGTTTGG GTGCCAGGTTTGCACGACTTCAAATGAAATGTTGTTTGGCATGGATTCTAAGAAAGTATAcgcttaaatataacaaatggAAGCCACACTTTGAACCAAGTCCATTTGCAGTGCGAGATACTAAAGCAAAATTTGAGCTTATCCCGAGAAAattgtag
- the LOC126979427 gene encoding cytochrome P450 6B7-like isoform X2 has product MKLRNIFYIFDKCARDFVDYIQESDDFKVSPHKGIYSFTTGCITASIFGLNEKIKTMDSPFLKMIQEAVNPSLLNNTKFMIRNILPKLFKMLNLTVLGDNEEFFVGAIKKVFNARKTSSDKRYDFIETCLQLKEEGIMRDASTGYELEPTDEILAAQAYFFFVAGVDTSATAIHFTLMELACNQHILIKLHNEIDTVFEECHDNLTPDDVDKLKYMDKVINEALRKYPPIGMMQRRCTKDAILPAGNLVIKKDEIVIVPILALHRNPQYFPNPDEFDPERFDKENVGSIESSCYLPFGMGNRVCLGARFARLQMKCCLAWILRKYTLKYNKWKPHFEPSPFAVRDTKAKFELIPRKL; this is encoded by the exons ATGAAGTtaagaaacatattttatattttcgatAAATGTGCGAGAGACTTTGTAGACTATATTCAAGAAAGTGATGATTTCAAAGTTAGCCctcataaaggcatttattcttTTACAACTGGTTGCATTACTGCATCTATATTTGGATTGAAcgagaaaataaaaacaatggaCTCTccgtttttaaaaatgatacaagAAGCAGTAAACCCATCGCTCTTAAATAACACAAAGTTTATGATACGAAATATATTAccgaaattatttaaaatgttgaatcTAACGGTATTAGGTGATAATGAAGAGTTTTTTGTTGGTGccattaaaaaagtttttaatgcgCGTAAAACTTCGAGTGATAAACGatatgattttattgaaacatgCTTACAGTTAAAAGAAGAGGGCATTATGCGAGACGCTTCAACGGGATATGAACTAGAGCCAACTGATGAAATATTGGCAGCTCAAGCATACTTCTTCTTTGTGGCGGGAGTAGATACATCGGCTACAGCAATCCATTTCACTTTAATGGAATTGGCTTGCAATCAACATATTCTTATCAAGCTCCATAATGAAATAGACACAGTATTTGAAGAATGTCATGATAATTTAACACCTGACGATGTTGACAAGTTAAAATATATGGACAAGGTTATAAATGAAGCACTTAGAAAATATCCTCCTATTGGTATGATGCAAAGACGTTGCACTAAAGATGCAATACTTCCAGCTGGGAACTTAGTAATTAAGAAAGATGAAATCGTCATTGTACCAATTTTGGCATTACATCGAAATCCACAATATTTTCCTAATCCTGATGAGTTTGATCCGGAACGCTTTGACAAAGAAAACGTTGGAAGCATTGAGAGCTCTTGTTACTTACCTTTCGGAATGGGGAATCGTGTTTGTTTGG GTGCCAGGTTTGCACGACTTCAAATGAAATGTTGTTTGGCATGGATTCTAAGAAAGTATAcgcttaaatataacaaatggAAGCCACACTTTGAACCAAGTCCATTTGCAGTGCGAGATACTAAAGCAAAATTTGAGCTTATCCCGAGAAAattgtag